One Eubalaena glacialis isolate mEubGla1 chromosome 11, mEubGla1.1.hap2.+ XY, whole genome shotgun sequence DNA segment encodes these proteins:
- the APPL2 gene encoding DCC-interacting protein 13-beta isoform X2: protein MPAVDKLLLEEALQDSPQTRSLLSVFEEDAGTLTDYTNQLLQAMQRVYGAQNEMCLATQQLSKQLLAYEKQNFALGKGDEEVISTLHYFSKVVDELNVLHTELAKQLADTMVLPIIQFREKDLTEVSTLKDLFGLASNEHDLSMAKYSRLPKKKENEKVKTEIVKEVAAARRKQHLSSLQYYCALNALQYRKRVAMMEPMLGFAHGQINFFKKGAEMFSQSMDSFLSSVADMVQSIQVELEAEAEEMRASQQELLSLEEAVYTPDLDAAAPQINRHLIQKAGYLNLRNKTGLVTTTWERLYFFTQGGNLMCQPRGAVAGGLIQDLDNCSVMAVDCEDRRYCFQITTPNGKAGIILQAESRKENEEWICAINNISRQIYLTDNPEAVAIKLNQTALQAVTPITSFAKKQESPCPSQNMKSSEVENDKIVPKAAVVIPEAEQLIAPGTPIQFDIVLPATEFLDQNRGSRRINPFGETEDETFPETEDSLLQQMFIVRFLGSMAVKTDNTTEVIYEAMRQVLAARAIHNIFRMTESHLMVTSQALRLIDPQTQVTRANFELTSVTQFAAHQENKRLVGFVVRLPESTGGESLSTYVFESNSEGEKICYAINLGKEIIEVQKAHHLVSEC from the exons AATGAAATGTGCCTGGCTACTCAACAGCTTTCTAAGCAACTGCTGGCATATGAAAAACAG AATTTTGCTCTTGGCAAAGGCGATGAAGAAGTAATTTCTACACTCCActatttttccaaagtggtggATGAG ctTAATGTTCTCCATACAGAGCTGGCTAAACAGTTGGCAGACACAATGGTTCTACCTATTATACAGTTTCGAGAAAAGGATCTTACAG AAGTAAGCACTTTAAAGGATCTTTTTGGACTCGCCAGCAATG agcatgaCCTCTCAATGGCAAAATATAGCAGGCTTcctaaaaaaaaggagaatgaaaaG GTGAAGACTGAAATTGTAAAGGAGGTGGCAGCTGCCCGGCGGAAACAGCACCTTTCATCCCTTCAGTATTACTGTGCTCTCAACGCGCTGCAGTACAGAAAGCGGGTGGCCATGATGGAGCCCATGCTGGGCTTTGCCCACGGACAG ATTAACTTTTTTAAGAAGGGAGCAGAGATGTTTTCCCAAAGTATGGACAGCTTCTTATCCTCCGTTGCAGACATGGTTCAAAG CATCCAGGTGGAACTGGAAGCGGAAGCGGAGGAGATGCGGGCATCCCAGCAAGAATTACTTTCTCTTGAGGAAGCTGTTTACACTCCAGACTTGGATGCGGCTGCACCCCAGATCAACAGACACCTCATCCAGAAGGCTGGTTACCTTAATCTTAGAAA TAAAACAGGGCTGGTCACCACCACCTGGGAGAGACTTTACTTCTTCACCCAAGGCGGGAATCTCATGTGTCAGCCCCGGGGCGCCGTGGCCGGAGGCTTGATCCAGGACCTGGACAACTGCTCAGTGATGGCGGTGGATTGTGAAGACCGACGATACTGCTTCCAGATCACCACTCCCAATGGAAAAGC GGGAATAATCCTCCAGgcagaaagcagaaaggaaaatgaagag TGGATATGTGCAATAAACAACATCTCCAGACAGATCTACCTGACTGACAACCCAGAG GCAGTCGCCATCAAGTTGAATCAGACGGCTCTCCAAGCAGTGACTCCAATTACAAGTTTtgcaaaaaaacaagaaagcccTTGCCCCAG CCAGAACATGAAAAGTTCAGAGGTGGAAAACGACAAGATTGTTCCCAAAGCAGCAGTCGTTATACCTGAAGCTGAACAACTAATTGCACCTGGAACACCTATTCAGTTTGACATTGTACTTCCTGCTACAGAATTCCTTGACCAGAACAGAGGGAGCAG GCGTATCAACCCTTTTGGTGAAACTGAGGATGAGACATTTCCAGAAACAGAAG ATTCTCTTTTGCAACAGATGTTTATAGTTCGGTTTTTGGGATCAATGGCAGTTAAAACAGACAACACTACTGAAGTGATTTACGAAGCGATGAGACAAGTACTGGCTGCTCGGGCTATTCATAACATCTTCCGTATGACAGAATCCCATCTGATGGTCACCAGTCAAGCTCTGAG GTTGATAGATCCTCAGACTCAAGTAACAAGGGCCAAC TTTGAACTCACCAGTGTCACCCAGTTTGCtgctcatcaagaaaacaagagaCTGGTTGGCTTTGTGGTCCGCCTGCCCGAATCCACAGGCGGAGAGTCCCTGAGCACATATGTTTTTGAAAGCAACTCAGAAGGCGAAAAG ATATGTTATGCTATTAATTTGGGAAAAGAAATCATTGAGGTTCAGAAG GCACACCACTTGGTTTCAGAATGCTGA
- the APPL2 gene encoding DCC-interacting protein 13-beta isoform X1, whose translation MPAVDKLLLEEALQDSPQTRSLLSVFEEDAGTLTDYTNQLLQAMQRVYGAQNEMCLATQQLSKQLLAYEKQNFALGKGDEEVISTLHYFSKVVDELNVLHTELAKQLADTMVLPIIQFREKDLTEVSTLKDLFGLASNEHDLSMAKYSRLPKKKENEKVKTEIVKEVAAARRKQHLSSLQYYCALNALQYRKRVAMMEPMLGFAHGQINFFKKGAEMFSQSMDSFLSSVADMVQSIQVELEAEAEEMRASQQELLSLEEAVYTPDLDAAAPQINRHLIQKAGYLNLRNKTGLVTTTWERLYFFTQGGNLMCQPRGAVAGGLIQDLDNCSVMAVDCEDRRYCFQITTPNGKAGIILQAESRKENEEWICAINNISRQIYLTDNPEAVAIKLNQTALQAVTPITSFAKKQESPCPSQNMKSSEVENDKIVPKAAVVIPEAEQLIAPGTPIQFDIVLPATEFLDQNRGSRRINPFGETEDETFPETEDSLLQQMFIVRFLGSMAVKTDNTTEVIYEAMRQVLAARAIHNIFRMTESHLMVTSQALRLIDPQTQVTRANFELTSVTQFAAHQENKRLVGFVVRLPESTGGESLSTYVFESNSEGEKICYAINLGKEIIEVQKDPEALAQLMLSIPLTNDGKYVLLNDQPDDNDGSPSENRGAESEA comes from the exons AATGAAATGTGCCTGGCTACTCAACAGCTTTCTAAGCAACTGCTGGCATATGAAAAACAG AATTTTGCTCTTGGCAAAGGCGATGAAGAAGTAATTTCTACACTCCActatttttccaaagtggtggATGAG ctTAATGTTCTCCATACAGAGCTGGCTAAACAGTTGGCAGACACAATGGTTCTACCTATTATACAGTTTCGAGAAAAGGATCTTACAG AAGTAAGCACTTTAAAGGATCTTTTTGGACTCGCCAGCAATG agcatgaCCTCTCAATGGCAAAATATAGCAGGCTTcctaaaaaaaaggagaatgaaaaG GTGAAGACTGAAATTGTAAAGGAGGTGGCAGCTGCCCGGCGGAAACAGCACCTTTCATCCCTTCAGTATTACTGTGCTCTCAACGCGCTGCAGTACAGAAAGCGGGTGGCCATGATGGAGCCCATGCTGGGCTTTGCCCACGGACAG ATTAACTTTTTTAAGAAGGGAGCAGAGATGTTTTCCCAAAGTATGGACAGCTTCTTATCCTCCGTTGCAGACATGGTTCAAAG CATCCAGGTGGAACTGGAAGCGGAAGCGGAGGAGATGCGGGCATCCCAGCAAGAATTACTTTCTCTTGAGGAAGCTGTTTACACTCCAGACTTGGATGCGGCTGCACCCCAGATCAACAGACACCTCATCCAGAAGGCTGGTTACCTTAATCTTAGAAA TAAAACAGGGCTGGTCACCACCACCTGGGAGAGACTTTACTTCTTCACCCAAGGCGGGAATCTCATGTGTCAGCCCCGGGGCGCCGTGGCCGGAGGCTTGATCCAGGACCTGGACAACTGCTCAGTGATGGCGGTGGATTGTGAAGACCGACGATACTGCTTCCAGATCACCACTCCCAATGGAAAAGC GGGAATAATCCTCCAGgcagaaagcagaaaggaaaatgaagag TGGATATGTGCAATAAACAACATCTCCAGACAGATCTACCTGACTGACAACCCAGAG GCAGTCGCCATCAAGTTGAATCAGACGGCTCTCCAAGCAGTGACTCCAATTACAAGTTTtgcaaaaaaacaagaaagcccTTGCCCCAG CCAGAACATGAAAAGTTCAGAGGTGGAAAACGACAAGATTGTTCCCAAAGCAGCAGTCGTTATACCTGAAGCTGAACAACTAATTGCACCTGGAACACCTATTCAGTTTGACATTGTACTTCCTGCTACAGAATTCCTTGACCAGAACAGAGGGAGCAG GCGTATCAACCCTTTTGGTGAAACTGAGGATGAGACATTTCCAGAAACAGAAG ATTCTCTTTTGCAACAGATGTTTATAGTTCGGTTTTTGGGATCAATGGCAGTTAAAACAGACAACACTACTGAAGTGATTTACGAAGCGATGAGACAAGTACTGGCTGCTCGGGCTATTCATAACATCTTCCGTATGACAGAATCCCATCTGATGGTCACCAGTCAAGCTCTGAG GTTGATAGATCCTCAGACTCAAGTAACAAGGGCCAAC TTTGAACTCACCAGTGTCACCCAGTTTGCtgctcatcaagaaaacaagagaCTGGTTGGCTTTGTGGTCCGCCTGCCCGAATCCACAGGCGGAGAGTCCCTGAGCACATATGTTTTTGAAAGCAACTCAGAAGGCGAAAAG ATATGTTATGCTATTAATTTGGGAAAAGAAATCATTGAGGTTCAGAAG GATCCAGAAGCATTGGCTCAATTAATGCTGTCCATACCACTAACCAATGATGGAAAATATGTACTGTTAAACGATCAACCAGATGACAATGATGGAAGTCCAAGTGAAAATAGAGGCGCAGAATCTGAAGCATAA